A region of Ferruginibacter albus DNA encodes the following proteins:
- a CDS encoding DMT family transporter, protein MNNQYLLIALSFISGFLIPVQAASNAALSKAIGNPIITSLSVFIIGLITLVLYMVVTKTTFPSIAAFKNAPWYGFMGGLIIAFYVVVITFVIPRLGVGAAIGLVITGQVIAAITIDHFGLLNAAVRVMDVKRFIGALLMIAGIYLVMKK, encoded by the coding sequence ATGAATAATCAATATCTGCTAATTGCATTAAGCTTTATTTCGGGCTTTTTAATTCCTGTACAGGCTGCCTCCAATGCAGCTTTAAGTAAAGCTATCGGAAACCCAATTATAACATCTTTATCCGTGTTTATTATAGGGCTGATCACATTGGTATTATATATGGTAGTTACCAAAACTACCTTCCCTTCAATAGCAGCATTTAAAAATGCTCCGTGGTATGGCTTTATGGGAGGATTGATCATCGCATTTTATGTTGTTGTCATCACTTTTGTAATACCGCGTTTAGGTGTAGGAGCTGCTATCGGCTTAGTAATTACAGGTCAGGTTATTGCTGCCATTACCATTGATCATTTTGGACTTTTAAATGCTGCCGTAAGAGTAATGGATGTAAAACGTTTTATCGGTGCGCTTTTAATGATCGCCGGTATTTACCTTGTAATGAAGAAATAA
- the ygiD gene encoding 4,5-DOPA-extradiol-dioxygenase: protein MQLDHLAKITGSFDATETMPLLFIGHGNPMNAIEQNEFSKGWGEAGKTLPKPNAILCISAHWETKGTFITAMDKPKTIHDFGGFPQELFDVQYPAPGNPALAKETKELLTHTEAKLDEHWGLDHGCWSVVKNMYPDADIPVIQLSMDYTKTPQWHYELAKQLSSLRNKGVLIIGSGNMVHNLRNINWHAPDKGYDWADEANLKLKDLIIKNEHQQLMGYHSLGTEMTLAIPTPEHYMPLLYILGLKKESEQVNFFNDKTIMGSISMTSLKIN from the coding sequence ATGCAATTAGATCATCTAGCTAAAATAACCGGTTCATTTGATGCAACGGAAACCATGCCATTATTATTCATCGGTCATGGAAATCCAATGAATGCTATCGAGCAAAATGAATTTTCGAAAGGCTGGGGCGAAGCAGGTAAAACTTTACCCAAGCCCAATGCCATACTGTGTATCTCTGCTCATTGGGAAACAAAAGGCACTTTCATAACGGCAATGGATAAACCAAAAACCATTCATGATTTTGGTGGCTTTCCACAGGAGCTATTTGATGTACAGTATCCTGCTCCCGGAAATCCTGCTTTAGCAAAAGAAACAAAAGAATTACTTACACACACAGAAGCAAAGCTGGATGAACACTGGGGCTTGGACCATGGCTGCTGGAGCGTTGTAAAAAACATGTATCCTGATGCGGATATTCCCGTTATTCAATTGAGTATGGATTATACCAAAACACCTCAATGGCATTATGAATTGGCAAAACAGCTATCGTCTCTTCGCAATAAAGGTGTTTTAATTATCGGCAGCGGAAATATGGTGCATAATTTGCGAAACATAAACTGGCATGCGCCGGATAAAGGATACGATTGGGCGGATGAAGCAAACTTAAAATTAAAAGACCTGATAATAAAAAATGAACATCAGCAATTAATGGGTTATCATTCATTGGGAACTGAAATGACACTAGCCATCCCTACCCCGGAACACTACATGCCTTTATTGTATATCTTGGGATTGAAAAAAGAAAGTGAGCAAGTAAATTTCTTTAACGACAAAACCATCATGGGCTCAATTTCTATGACATCCCTAAAGATCAATTAA
- a CDS encoding NADPH-dependent FMN reductase: MAHIAIISSSVRTGRKSHRVALYFKNYLEENKIATAEIIDLNEYQFPIFDERLQYTPNPSPKLLEYAGKIKAANGVIIVTPEYNGGYPASIKNAIDVLYEEWYRKPLVIATVSNGPFGGTQVITSLHFSLWKIRALMAPAMFPVPNIEKSFDENGVALDKEKTDKRAATFISELMWCVEAKNKMS, translated from the coding sequence ATGGCACATATTGCGATCATCTCATCAAGCGTTCGAACCGGAAGGAAAAGCCACCGGGTAGCACTGTATTTTAAAAACTATTTGGAAGAAAACAAAATAGCTACTGCAGAAATAATTGATCTGAATGAGTATCAATTCCCCATTTTCGATGAACGTTTGCAATACACCCCCAACCCTTCTCCTAAACTGTTAGAGTATGCCGGCAAAATAAAAGCAGCTAATGGCGTTATCATTGTTACACCTGAATACAACGGCGGTTATCCTGCAAGCATAAAAAATGCAATAGATGTTTTATACGAAGAGTGGTATCGCAAACCTTTGGTGATTGCCACGGTATCGAATGGACCTTTTGGAGGCACGCAGGTTATCACTTCTTTGCATTTCTCTTTATGGAAGATCAGGGCTTTAATGGCACCGGCCATGTTTCCTGTGCCGAATATTGAAAAAAGTTTTGACGAAAACGGGGTTGCTCTTGATAAAGAAAAAACAGATAAGCGGGCTGCTACTTTTATCAGCGAATTAATGTGGTGTGTTGAAGCTAAGAACAAAATGTCGTAA